One Stenotrophomonas maltophilia DNA window includes the following coding sequences:
- the pyrE gene encoding orotate phosphoribosyltransferase, translated as MSDHRHRFLQLALTADALRFGQFTLKSGRLSPYFFNAGRFDSGSLLSQLGACYADAIDATGIKYDVVFGPAYKGIPLATAMACELAQRGRDLPLSFNRKEAKDHGEGGQLIGADMNGKRVLIVDDVITAGTAIREALGIIRAAGGTPAGIVVALDRQEIASETDRRSAAQSVAEEAGIPVIAVASLADLLDFASGNPELVGYRQPLEAYRAQYGVRSIR; from the coding sequence ATGAGCGACCACCGCCACCGTTTCCTGCAGCTGGCCCTGACCGCCGACGCCCTGCGCTTCGGCCAGTTCACCCTCAAGTCCGGCCGGCTGAGCCCCTATTTCTTCAACGCCGGTCGTTTCGACTCCGGTTCGCTGCTGTCGCAGCTCGGCGCCTGCTACGCCGATGCCATCGATGCCACCGGGATCAAGTACGACGTGGTGTTCGGCCCGGCCTACAAGGGCATTCCGCTGGCCACCGCGATGGCCTGCGAGCTGGCCCAGCGTGGCCGCGACCTGCCGCTGTCGTTCAACCGCAAGGAAGCCAAGGACCACGGTGAAGGCGGCCAGCTGATCGGCGCCGACATGAACGGCAAGCGCGTGCTGATCGTCGACGACGTGATCACCGCCGGTACCGCGATCCGCGAAGCGCTGGGCATCATCCGCGCCGCCGGTGGCACCCCGGCCGGCATCGTGGTGGCGCTGGACCGCCAGGAGATCGCTTCGGAAACCGATCGCCGTTCGGCGGCGCAGTCGGTGGCCGAGGAAGCAGGCATTCCGGTGATCGCCGTGGCATCGCTGGCCGATCTGCTTGATTTCGCCTCCGGCAACCCGGAACTTGTGGGTTACCGGCAGCCGCTGGAAGCCTACCGGGCCCAATACGGCGTCCGTTCGATCCGCTGA